A genome region from Jeongeupia sp. HS-3 includes the following:
- a CDS encoding Tfp pilus assembly protein FimT/FimU — MWRVGQVVIHRGFTLIELMITIAILALLLAVGVPFTQRWGQSARVQQVDSTLKQGFAHAKAVALRNPSGATTGNAAVLRLVDNELLVCEGAVTCTTTNAVWRGSKPTSTTISLTGLATGLGFSNQGMATVSSYSVSDGDETSDDDDGTQKILH; from the coding sequence GTGTGGCGGGTTGGGCAAGTGGTAATCCACCGCGGCTTCACGCTGATCGAGCTGATGATCACCATCGCGATCCTCGCGTTGCTGCTCGCCGTCGGCGTGCCGTTCACGCAGCGCTGGGGACAGAGCGCGCGGGTGCAGCAGGTCGACAGTACCTTGAAGCAGGGCTTTGCCCATGCCAAGGCCGTGGCGCTGCGCAACCCGAGTGGTGCCACCACCGGTAATGCCGCCGTGTTGCGGCTGGTGGATAACGAATTATTGGTGTGCGAGGGTGCAGTGACCTGTACCACGACCAATGCCGTTTGGCGCGGCAGCAAGCCCACAAGCACGACGATCAGCCTGACCGGCCTTGCAACGGGTTTGGGCTTTTCCAACCAAGGTATGGCTACTGTATCCAGTTATTCCGTGAGCGACGGCGATGAAACTTCAGATGACGATGACGGGACGCAGAAGATTCTGCATTGA
- a CDS encoding type IV pilin protein: MQTQQAVTPRGYGVAGFTLIELMVTIAIIGILASIALPAYGNYVKKSKARTAGADLASLSLAVENIYQKTLTYPTKATAAVATTVATTWTPAQTNDFDYTYLSAAGANYTLTATGKGGMTGCTLTLNSAGARTPTAAVAACGGLGKW; this comes from the coding sequence ATGGCGTAGCCGGTTTCACCCTGATCGAACTGATGGTCACCATCGCGATCATCGGCATCCTCGCCAGCATTGCCCTGCCGGCGTACGGCAATTACGTGAAGAAGAGCAAGGCGAGAACGGCCGGGGCTGACCTTGCCAGCCTGTCGCTGGCAGTGGAAAACATCTACCAGAAAACACTGACCTATCCGACCAAGGCAACGGCAGCCGTTGCGACGACGGTCGCGACGACCTGGACGCCGGCGCAGACCAACGATTTCGACTACACCTACCTCTCCGCGGCAGGAGCCAACTACACCCTGACCGCGACGGGTAAGGGTGGCATGACCGGCTGCACCCTGACACTGAACAGCGCCGGCGCCCGCACCCCGACCGCTGCGGTGGCCGCGTGTGGCGGGTTGGGCAAGTGGTAA